TGGGATCAAGATCTAGGTCAGCAAAGTGCATAAGGAAATAAACATAAAGGAAAATTAGCTGTATTATACACCGAATGAGGCAATAGGGCAGAGGGCATTTTACCGCAATGTCGGGTTTTACGTTTAAGCAGTTTCATATTAACCACGATAAATGTGCTATGAAAGTGGGCACTGATGGTATTTTGCTGGGCGCTTGGGCGCCTCTTGAGGGGGTTAGTACAGCGCTAGATATTGGCACTGGTACGGGGCTAATTGCCTTAATGCTTAAGCAGCGTGCGCCTAGTTTAGTTATCACAGGTGTTGAAATTGATAATGATGCATTTTTACAAGCGAAAGAGAATATTTCAGCTTCACCTTGGCAAGATCTAAATTTGTGGCAAGGTGATATCAATGAATTTCAAGCAAATACTGCGTTTGATCTGATAGTTTCAAACCCGCCATTTTTTAATGACTCACTTAAAAGCGACAATGCACAGCGCATGACGGCACGTCATACGGATGATTTATCGTTTGACAGTTTATGTGCTAAAGCGGTGAGTTTATTAAGCGAAAAGGGGCGGTTTTGTGTGGTATTGCCTACAACCGAGTTAAGCCGATTTGAAAATGCCGCAGATAACGCTAATTTGAAAATTATTAAAAAGCAGTGGGTATTCACTAGCAAAAAGAAAGCAGCAAAACGGGTATTACTGTGTTTAGCGCTGAAAAATGAGTTGCAAACCTTGGTTGAAGAAGAATTGGTTATTCATGCTGAGAGTGGGGAGTACAGCACAGCGTATAAACAACTGTGCCGTGATTTCTATTTGAACTTTTGAGGAAAGCAGTTAGAGCGTTTCAGTGTATTCGGTCATTATTTGTTCAACCCAAGCAGCAATGCGTTCATCACTTTTCTCGTACTGACTGTCTTCATCCAGTGCCAAGCCAACAAACTGTTTGCCATCTTCGGTTAATGCTTTTGAGGCTTCAAACTCGTACTCTTCTGAGTTTGGCCAGTAGCCTAAAAAGGTCACGCCTTGTGGTTTAATTTTGTCGTGCAGCATGCCTAATGCATCTTGAAACCATTGACCATAGCCTTGTTGGTCGCCCATACCAAAAAGTGCAATGGTTTTACCGCTTAGGTTAACTGACTCAATATCATCCCAAATTGATTCCCAATCTTCTTGTAACTCGCCAAAGTCCCAAGTAGAAATACCAAACATTAAGAAATCGAATTGTTCTGCGTTTTTCAGTGGCTCGTCTTTAATATTGTGAAGTGAAATGATGTCTTCACCGATAATTTGCTGAATTTTTTCTGCAGCCATCTCGGTGTAACAAGTTGTAGAACCAAAAAATAAACCAATTTTCATATTAAATTTGTGCGTTGCCGTGAGCTTGATATGATAGTCGCTAGTTTACCTTAACCTATGTGTTATTAATACATTGACAGAAAAACAAACCCCAAGCGTTGAAAATAGCCAACATATAGAGCAATTTTTAGATGCCCTTTGGTTAGAGCAAGGTTTAAGTGAAAATACCTTGGCAGCATATCGTAACGACTTAAACAAATTTGCAATTTATATTGCGAAAACCCCGCTTTTTGAGGTTGATGAAGGCATTATTCTTGAATATTTAGCATATCGCCGAGAAAATGGTTTTACAGCACGAAGTACGGCTCGGGCGCAAAGTGCGTTAAAACGCTTTTATTTGTATTTTATTGGTTTGAAAAAACTCTCCAGCTCACCGCTTGCCCATATTGAACAGCCTAAGCTAGGCCATTCATTACCTAAAACCTTAACAGAACAAGAAGTTGAAGCCTTGCTTGATGCGCCTAATCTTGAAGAGCCCATAGAGCTAAGAGATAAAGCCATGCTTGAACTTTTGTATGCAACAGGGCTTCGCGTAAGTGAATTAGTTGGCCTGCGCATGGAGCAAATTAATTTGCGCCAAGCTGTGGTATTTGTAAAAGGTAAAGGTAACAAAGAGCGTTTAGTTCCAATGGGAGAAGTGGCGCTTGAGTATATTGAAGCGTTTATTAAGTTAGCACGTCCGCAATTAATTAAACACGCGACTGATTTTGTTTTTCCGTCAAAACGCGGCATTGGCATGACACGACAGACCTTTTGGCATCGCATTAAACACTATGCATTAGTTGCGAATATTCAAACGGAATTATCGCCACACACCTTACGTCATGCATTTGCCACACATTTGATCAATCATGGTGCTGATTTACGTGTTGTACAAATGATGTTAGGCCATAGTGACTTATCGACCACACAGATTTATACTCATGTAGCAAAAGAAAGGTTAAAATCCATTCATCAGACGCATCATCCAAGAGCTTGATGACAAAATACGGAATTTTATGTGGCTTAATACGGTCTAAATATTTATAAGCCCCAGTATTTAAAAAAGAGATAGCAAATGAAAAAACTAGCAATCGCAGCTGCTTTGTTGAGTGCGGCATTTAATATTTCAGCAAATGGTGTCGCAGCAGCGAGTGTTGATCCAATCGAAGCGAAAATCATAGCGGAATTTGAAAAAATCGGTCTACAAGCAAGTGGTGTAGCCGAAACACCTGTAAAAGGTTTGTATGAAGTGTTAACCAATCGCGGCGTGTTATACAGCACGGCTGATGGTAAGTATTTACTGCAAGGTACGTTACTTGATTTAGAAAATAAAGAAAACCTAACGGAAGTTGCACTAGGTAATTTGCGTGTAGAAGGGGTAAAACAATTTGCTGATTCAATGATTGTTTACCCAGCTAAAAACGAAAAGCACAAGGTAACAATTTTTACAGATATTACTTGTGGTTACTGTCGTAAATTACACCGCGAGCTGGATGATTACCTAGACGCAGGTATTACGGTGCAATACTTAGCCTATCCTCGTGCAGGTATTCCAAGTAAAGGTTTTGACGACTTACAAGATATTTGGTGCGCAAAAGATGCGGCTAAAGCACTTACTGACGCAAAAGCGGGTGATGACGTAGTAGACGTAGCAGCCTGTGATGCACCGGTGAAAGAACAGTTTGAAATGGGTCAAAGCTTCGGTATTACGGGTACACCAGCAATCATTTTAGAAGATGGTACGCTGATTCCTGGTTACCAGCCAGCGGCGCAGTTAAAGCAAATTCTTGATAGCAAAAAAGGTTAAGATAACTTTTTTAGCGAATTAGGGCCGTTAAGGCCCTTTTTAGTCTGAGATTATTAAAAAACGGTTCATGCAAAAAACTATTCAAACACGTGCACGCGTTGACGACAGCCATTTAGACGCCTCGCTTCATCCTGTAATTAAACAAATTTATGCTTCTCGTGGTATTAAAAACAATACTGAACTTGATAATGGCGCGGCGTCGTTACTTGATTTTCGCTTGTTAAAAGACATTGATGTTGCAGCAAATATCTTAATTAATGGGCTGCAAAAACACGCCAAAATTTTAATTGTCGGTGACTTTGATGCTGATGGTGCAACCAGTACCGCGGTGTTAATGGAAGGCCTGCCAATGTTTGGCTTTCAACATGTTGATTACCTAGTGCCAAACCGTTTTAACTTAGGCTATGGCTTAAGCCCGCAACTTGCAGAACAAGTAGTGCAAATTAAACCGGATATTTTAATTACGGTTGATAACGGTATTTCATGTTTGCAAGGTGTTGAAATTTGTAAGCAAGCTGGCATTCAAGTGATTGTTACCGATCACCATTTGCAGGGGGAACAGCTACCGAATGCCGATGCGATTGTTAATCCGAACCGCTTTGATTGTCAGTTTCCATCAAAAGCATTGGCGGGATGCGGTGTTGCGTTTTACTTGCTGGTGGCACTTCGTCACACGTTACGAGAGCAAAATTATTTTGAAAACTCCGGTTTAGCGCAACCTAATTTGGCGAGTCTTTTGGATATTGTTGCGCTGGGTACTGTGGCCGATGTGGTGCCGCTCGATGCTAATAACCGGACTTTGGTATACCAAGGTTTGGCACGTATTCGCGCAGGGCGCACCCGCCCCGGTATTTTGGCGCTTATCGAGGTTGCCAATCGCAATAGTTACCGTCTGCAAGCCAGTGACTTTGGCTTTGCTATTGCGCCACGGCTTAATGCGGCAGGGCGCTTAGATGATATGAGTTTAGGTATTGCTTGTTTACTGAGTCAGGATGGCAATCAGGCAAGACGCATTGCTGCGGAACTTGATGGATTAAACCAAGAACGCCGTGAAATCGAGCAAAGTATGCAAGTTGAAGCTAACGCAGTGCTAGAACGCTTAGTGTCACAATCACAAGAAATTCCAGATGCTGTGTGTCTATATCAAGATGATTGGCACCAAGGTGTTATTGGTATTTTGGCGGGGCGTTTAAAAGAGCAATATCACCGCCCCACAGTGATTTTCGCACAGGGTGAAAATGGTGAAATAAAAGGCAGTTGCCGTTCGATTCCAGGGCTCCACATGCGTGATTTGTTGGAGTCAATTTCAACTAAACACCCCGATTTAATTTTAAAATTTGGTGGTCATGCCATGGCGGCGGGTTTATCAATTTTAGAAAGCGACTTTACCCGTTTTAAACAAGTGTACTCAGATGCGGTGGCAAATACGTTAGCCGAAGAAGATAAACACGCGGTGCTATTAACTGATGGTAATTTGCCAGCTGATTGTTTTAACTTGAATTTCGCCAACCAACTTAAACAATCCGGGCCCTTTGGCCAAAGCTTTCCTGAGCCGCTATTTGACGATGTTTTTTATGTTATTCAACAGCGTATGGTGGGCGAAAAACATTTAAAATTAGTATTACGACATGCATCGGGTTTAGATGTTGACGCAATAGCCTTTAATGTTGATTTAAGGGCGTGGCCAAATACCGCAGCTGAAAAAGTACGTTTAGCCTATCAGCTTGATATTAATGAGTTTAGAGGTAAGTTTTCGCTGCAATTACTGGTTAGCGAAATACAATTGGCATAGATAAGAAATATTTATGCGAAAAAATGGTTTTGAATCTAATCAAAACCATTTTTTTTTGCTAAAATTCCCGCCTTTGATTATTGCCAAGAATTCGGGCAAAACACCTGTTGGAGTGATGTAATGTTTGAAGTGAATCCTGTGATTAACCAAATCAAGGAAATTCGCGAACGTACCGACCAACTTAGGGGGTATCTTTGACTACCCTCTTAAGAAAGAGCGGTTAGAAGAAGTTAATGCCGAATTAGAAGATTCAGCAGTATGGAATGAGCCTGAAAAAGCACAGGCGTTGGGTCGTGAAAAATCGAGCTTAGAAGCAATTGTTGAAACTATCGAAAATCTTGAGCAAGGCGCTGAAGACGTTGAAGGTTTAGTTGAGCTGGCTGTCGAAGCCGAAGACGAAGACACCTTTGCAGAAGCAGAGTCTGAGCTTGAAGACTTAATGAAGCAACTTGATAAGCTAGAGTTCCGTCGTATGTTCTCTGGTGAGCAAGATGGTAACGATGCCTATATCGACCTGCAGTCAGGTTCAGGCGGCACTGAAGCACAAGACTGGTGTAACATGCTGCTGCGTATGTATTTACGTTGGGCAGAAGCAAAAGGCTTTAAAGCGGAAATCGTTGAAGCAACCGATGGTGATGTTGCCGGCATTAAAGGTGCAACGGTTCGTGTTTCAGGTGAGTACGCTTATGGTTGGTTACGCACTGAAACAGGTGTGCACCGCTTAGTACGTAAAAGCCCGTTTGATTCAACAGGTCGCCGCCATACATCATTTGCTTCTGCGTTTGTTTATCCTGAGGTGGATGACAATATTGAAATTGATATTAACCCAGCCGATTTACGTATTGACGTATATCGTGCATCGGGTGCGGGTGGTCAGCACGTTAACCGTACAGAATCTGCGGTGCGTATTACTCACTTACCGACCAATACGGTAGTGCAGTGTCAGAATGACCGTTCGCAACACAAAAACAAAGCACAGGCAATGAAGCAGTTAAAAGCAAAATTGTTTGAGCTTGAAATGCATAAACAGAATGCTGAAAAGCAGTCACAAGAAGATGCAAAATCGGATATTGGCTGGGGTAGCCAAATTCGTTCGTACGTACTCGATGATTCTCGTATCAAAGACTTACGTACCGGGGTTGAAAACCGCAATACTCAAGCCGTATTAGACGGCGATTTAGATAAGTTTATCGAAGCCAGCCTGAAATCTGGCCTTTAATTTAAACCAAGCAACTTAGAGCTATAACATGACAGATCAAATTCAAGACGAAAATAAATTGATTGCAGAGCGTCGTGCCAAGCTAGATGCGATTCGTGAGAATTGCTCAGCTAATGGTCACCCGAATACTTTCCGCCGTGAAAATTACACAGCAGATCTACAAGCTAAGTTTGGTGATAAATCGAAGGAAGAGTTAGTCGAGTTAGACCACCAAGTTTCAGTAGCAGGCCGTATTTTAGCAAAACGTGGTCCTTTCCTTGTACTTCAAGATATGAAAGGTCGTATTCAGGCGTATGCGTCTAAAGACGTACAAAAAGATTTAAAAGAGAAGTATGGTCAGCTTGATATCGGTGACATCATCGGTGTATCGGGTCCGCTTCATAAATCAGGTAAAGGTGACCTTTACGTAGATATGGTTCAGTACGAGCTACTAACAAAGTCACTGCGCCCATTACCAGAAAAATTCCACGGTTTAACAGACCAAGAAGCGAAGTACCGTCAGCGTTATGTTGACCTTATCACTAATATGGATACCCGTGAGACGTTCCGCATTCGTTCAAAAGTGATTGAAGGTATTCGTCGTTTCTTAGCTGAACGTGACTTTATGGAAGTTGAAACGCCAATGCTTCAGGTTATTCCTGGTGGTGCAACGGCGCGTCCATTCGTAACTCACCACAACGCATTAGACATCGATATGTATTTACGTATCGCACCAGAGCTTTACCTTAAGCGTTTAGTGGTAGGTGGTTTTGACCGCGTATTTGAAATTAACCGTAACTTCCGTAACGAAGGTCTTTCAACGCGTCACAACCCAGAATTCACCATGATTGAATTCTACCAAGCGTACGCTGACTACAACGACCTAATGAACTTAACGGAAGACATGTTACGTACCGTTGCACAAGATGTACTAGGTACCACAACGGTTATCAACACAGTTAAAAACGCTGAGGGTGAAGTTGTTGAAACAATCGAATATGATTTCGGTAGTAAGTTCGAGCGTTTATCAATGGCTGATGCCATCATCAAGTTTGGTCCAGATGCAGCTGAAATCGCGCATATTTTCAAAGATCCGGAAAACCACTTCGACGAGCTAGTAGCTTACGCCAAGAAAGTACACGTAAAAGTGCCAGAGAAATGTGTATGGGGTGCAGGTAAGTTCTTATGTGAAATCTTCGAAGAAACAGCTGAGCACAAGCTAATTCAGCCAACTTTCATCACAGAGTATCCGTGGGAAGTGTCGCCACTTGCGCGTCGTAACGATGAAAACCCATTTATCACTGACCGTTTCGAATTCTTCGTAGGTGGTCGTGAATTAGCAAATGGTTTCTCAGAGCTTAACGATGCAGAAGATCAAGCGGCACGTTTTGCACGTCAGGTTGAAGAGAAAGATGCTGGTGATGATGAAGCAATGCACTTTGACGATGATTATATCCAAGCACTTGAGTATGGCCTACCGCCAACAGCAGGTGAGGGTATTGGTATCGATCGTCTAGTAATGCTATTTACTGACTCACCAACGATTAAAGATGTAATCTTATTCCCGCATATGCGCCCGCAAGCGGACTAAGCAACGTCTTATAAAAAACCCAGCTATATGCTGGGTTTTTTGTTTTCAAGGGGCTGTAAATCCTGTTGAATTTGTTAGTTATTCTTAATGCGATGAAATTAAGTACTCTTCTACATCTTCTTTCAGATCTTGGAAGTCATATTCATCGAGTTGTAAGGTGTCTAATACTAGCTGTTCTATTGCGTGCCATTGTGGTTCAGGGCGAAAGTTCCTAGCGACATGCACTAGGTTTTCAGCTAAGCGTAAACAAGCAAAGCAACTGCGCTCAAATTTATCGTTTGAGGCATTAAAAAAATCATTACTGTGATGTTGCAGAATTATTTGGCAAATTTGTTTAGGTAAGTTCCAACTCGTGGCTAAGTAGTAGCCAACAACCGCGTGATTAGTTTTGTATTTCTTTTCTTCTTTATGTATTAACAGGTTACTGTCATTTTCACGGTGCTCTTGCAGTAAATGGGTGTAGCCTTCAAAGCGAATTGCCATCGCGGGTGTACCCGCATCGTGAAATAAACCTATTAAGTGTAAATTTTCAGGTGGTAGGGGCGATTTTAAATGTTGCGCAATAATACACGACACATTAGCGATGTCGTTAGCGTTATCCCAAAAACGATTTAGTGGTAACGAGCATTTACTTTGGTCATAGGCTTGTTTAAGTAAATAGCCAGTCACTAAGCTGGTAATGTTCTCAAGACCTAAAAACATTACGGCTTGGCGAATATCACTTATTGTTCTGGCAAGGCCGTAATAGGGACTATTTATAATTTTGAGTACGGCAGCTGATGTTGCCACGTCAGCGGCAATAATGTCTGCAACGCGATAAAGTTCGGGCTCGTGGTTTAGCTCATCTTGCAGTGCTTGCAAAATATCAGGCTTAGCTGGAATGGTGAAACCAGCTGCAACATCGCTCAGTATTTTGTTATCTATTTCAATCATTAGTTCGCTTATTTTTAACAAGCCACTTAATTACTATAGACAAAGATTGTCGAGCTGTTGCAATAGTGTGTGTTATTTAGGCATAAA
This region of Pseudoalteromonas spongiae UST010723-006 genomic DNA includes:
- a CDS encoding tRNA1(Val) (adenine(37)-N6)-methyltransferase, with amino-acid sequence MSGFTFKQFHINHDKCAMKVGTDGILLGAWAPLEGVSTALDIGTGTGLIALMLKQRAPSLVITGVEIDNDAFLQAKENISASPWQDLNLWQGDINEFQANTAFDLIVSNPPFFNDSLKSDNAQRMTARHTDDLSFDSLCAKAVSLLSEKGRFCVVLPTTELSRFENAADNANLKIIKKQWVFTSKKKAAKRVLLCLALKNELQTLVEEELVIHAESGEYSTAYKQLCRDFYLNF
- the fldB gene encoding flavodoxin FldB, yielding MKIGLFFGSTTCYTEMAAEKIQQIIGEDIISLHNIKDEPLKNAEQFDFLMFGISTWDFGELQEDWESIWDDIESVNLSGKTIALFGMGDQQGYGQWFQDALGMLHDKIKPQGVTFLGYWPNSEEYEFEASKALTEDGKQFVGLALDEDSQYEKSDERIAAWVEQIMTEYTETL
- the xerD gene encoding site-specific tyrosine recombinase XerD; translation: MNTLTEKQTPSVENSQHIEQFLDALWLEQGLSENTLAAYRNDLNKFAIYIAKTPLFEVDEGIILEYLAYRRENGFTARSTARAQSALKRFYLYFIGLKKLSSSPLAHIEQPKLGHSLPKTLTEQEVEALLDAPNLEEPIELRDKAMLELLYATGLRVSELVGLRMEQINLRQAVVFVKGKGNKERLVPMGEVALEYIEAFIKLARPQLIKHATDFVFPSKRGIGMTRQTFWHRIKHYALVANIQTELSPHTLRHAFATHLINHGADLRVVQMMLGHSDLSTTQIYTHVAKERLKSIHQTHHPRA
- the dsbC gene encoding bifunctional protein-disulfide isomerase/oxidoreductase DsbC; translated protein: MKKLAIAAALLSAAFNISANGVAAASVDPIEAKIIAEFEKIGLQASGVAETPVKGLYEVLTNRGVLYSTADGKYLLQGTLLDLENKENLTEVALGNLRVEGVKQFADSMIVYPAKNEKHKVTIFTDITCGYCRKLHRELDDYLDAGITVQYLAYPRAGIPSKGFDDLQDIWCAKDAAKALTDAKAGDDVVDVAACDAPVKEQFEMGQSFGITGTPAIILEDGTLIPGYQPAAQLKQILDSKKG
- the recJ gene encoding single-stranded-DNA-specific exonuclease RecJ, with the translated sequence MQKTIQTRARVDDSHLDASLHPVIKQIYASRGIKNNTELDNGAASLLDFRLLKDIDVAANILINGLQKHAKILIVGDFDADGATSTAVLMEGLPMFGFQHVDYLVPNRFNLGYGLSPQLAEQVVQIKPDILITVDNGISCLQGVEICKQAGIQVIVTDHHLQGEQLPNADAIVNPNRFDCQFPSKALAGCGVAFYLLVALRHTLREQNYFENSGLAQPNLASLLDIVALGTVADVVPLDANNRTLVYQGLARIRAGRTRPGILALIEVANRNSYRLQASDFGFAIAPRLNAAGRLDDMSLGIACLLSQDGNQARRIAAELDGLNQERREIEQSMQVEANAVLERLVSQSQEIPDAVCLYQDDWHQGVIGILAGRLKEQYHRPTVIFAQGENGEIKGSCRSIPGLHMRDLLESISTKHPDLILKFGGHAMAAGLSILESDFTRFKQVYSDAVANTLAEEDKHAVLLTDGNLPADCFNLNFANQLKQSGPFGQSFPEPLFDDVFYVIQQRMVGEKHLKLVLRHASGLDVDAIAFNVDLRAWPNTAAEKVRLAYQLDINEFRGKFSLQLLVSEIQLA
- the prfB gene encoding peptide chain release factor 2 (programmed frameshift) codes for the protein MFEVNPVINQIKEIRERTDQLRGYLDYPLKKERLEEVNAELEDSAVWNEPEKAQALGREKSSLEAIVETIENLEQGAEDVEGLVELAVEAEDEDTFAEAESELEDLMKQLDKLEFRRMFSGEQDGNDAYIDLQSGSGGTEAQDWCNMLLRMYLRWAEAKGFKAEIVEATDGDVAGIKGATVRVSGEYAYGWLRTETGVHRLVRKSPFDSTGRRHTSFASAFVYPEVDDNIEIDINPADLRIDVYRASGAGGQHVNRTESAVRITHLPTNTVVQCQNDRSQHKNKAQAMKQLKAKLFELEMHKQNAEKQSQEDAKSDIGWGSQIRSYVLDDSRIKDLRTGVENRNTQAVLDGDLDKFIEASLKSGL
- the lysS gene encoding lysine--tRNA ligase; its protein translation is MTDQIQDENKLIAERRAKLDAIRENCSANGHPNTFRRENYTADLQAKFGDKSKEELVELDHQVSVAGRILAKRGPFLVLQDMKGRIQAYASKDVQKDLKEKYGQLDIGDIIGVSGPLHKSGKGDLYVDMVQYELLTKSLRPLPEKFHGLTDQEAKYRQRYVDLITNMDTRETFRIRSKVIEGIRRFLAERDFMEVETPMLQVIPGGATARPFVTHHNALDIDMYLRIAPELYLKRLVVGGFDRVFEINRNFRNEGLSTRHNPEFTMIEFYQAYADYNDLMNLTEDMLRTVAQDVLGTTTVINTVKNAEGEVVETIEYDFGSKFERLSMADAIIKFGPDAAEIAHIFKDPENHFDELVAYAKKVHVKVPEKCVWGAGKFLCEIFEETAEHKLIQPTFITEYPWEVSPLARRNDENPFITDRFEFFVGGRELANGFSELNDAEDQAARFARQVEEKDAGDDEAMHFDDDYIQALEYGLPPTAGEGIGIDRLVMLFTDSPTIKDVILFPHMRPQAD
- a CDS encoding HDOD domain-containing protein, with translation MIEIDNKILSDVAAGFTIPAKPDILQALQDELNHEPELYRVADIIAADVATSAAVLKIINSPYYGLARTISDIRQAVMFLGLENITSLVTGYLLKQAYDQSKCSLPLNRFWDNANDIANVSCIIAQHLKSPLPPENLHLIGLFHDAGTPAMAIRFEGYTHLLQEHRENDSNLLIHKEEKKYKTNHAVVGYYLATSWNLPKQICQIILQHHSNDFFNASNDKFERSCFACLRLAENLVHVARNFRPEPQWHAIEQLVLDTLQLDEYDFQDLKEDVEEYLISSH